In Bacteroidota bacterium, a single genomic region encodes these proteins:
- a CDS encoding NADH-quinone oxidoreductase subunit N, producing MSTDFFILLKSELSVALILFILLILKVWDGIKENSTYLHIANFLLLLNFVVGILPIPEGTLFSGMFHTNSLLVFEKSILNLGTLLISMFAYDWLKTHKHVPEFFILLLSTLLGMFFMISSGNFLMFYLGLELASIPLAALANFDLEKIKSSEAAVKMILLSAFSSCIMLFGISLLYGSTGTLTFSELPPLIAAGNLQLLSLIFVFVGFAFKLSSVPFHLWTADVYEGSPVAVTAYLSVISKAAIVFVFISVLGPLFLNFPNTWYNILFLSIVLTITVGNLFAIRQDNIKRFLAFSSIAQAGYILLGLSSGNQMGTTSTIYFLLVYVFSNLGAFGVISIVSVHADKENITDYKGFYKTNPFLSWILAISLFSLAGVPPTAGFFGKMFLVTAGASHGNFLLISIAALNMVVSLYYYLRVVKAMFVDYNASPIPKLSGSNSARFGLLICISGVIVIGFASCIYDYINGLIF from the coding sequence ATGAGTACTGACTTTTTTATATTACTTAAATCGGAATTGAGTGTAGCGCTCATCCTCTTTATTCTACTTATTCTAAAAGTTTGGGATGGAATTAAAGAGAACAGTACCTACTTGCACATAGCGAATTTTTTATTGCTGCTTAATTTTGTTGTCGGGATACTTCCTATTCCTGAAGGAACTCTTTTTAGTGGCATGTTTCATACCAACTCACTTTTGGTTTTTGAGAAATCAATTTTGAATTTGGGAACATTGTTGATCTCAATGTTTGCATACGATTGGTTAAAGACACATAAACACGTTCCTGAATTTTTCATTTTGCTACTAAGCACTTTATTGGGTATGTTTTTTATGATTTCGAGTGGTAATTTTTTGATGTTTTATCTTGGATTAGAATTGGCTTCCATACCACTTGCAGCATTGGCAAATTTTGATTTAGAAAAAATTAAATCATCGGAGGCTGCAGTTAAAATGATACTTCTCTCGGCCTTCTCTTCTTGTATTATGTTATTTGGTATTTCGCTTTTATATGGCAGCACAGGCACCTTAACTTTTAGCGAATTGCCTCCACTTATTGCAGCGGGTAATTTACAATTGCTTTCCTTGATTTTTGTTTTTGTAGGTTTCGCTTTTAAACTTTCTTCTGTTCCATTTCATTTGTGGACAGCAGACGTGTACGAAGGCTCACCGGTAGCTGTAACGGCCTATCTTTCGGTAATTTCGAAAGCGGCTATTGTTTTTGTATTTATATCTGTTTTGGGACCTCTATTTTTAAATTTCCCAAACACGTGGTACAATATTTTATTTTTGAGTATCGTGCTTACCATTACAGTTGGTAATTTATTTGCGATAAGGCAAGACAATATTAAACGCTTTCTTGCTTTTTCCTCCATTGCGCAAGCCGGCTATATTTTATTGGGATTGTCTTCCGGAAATCAAATGGGAACTACTTCTACCATTTATTTTTTGCTAGTATATGTATTTTCTAACCTGGGTGCATTTGGTGTTATTTCAATAGTTTCGGTGCATGCTGATAAGGAGAACATAACCGACTACAAAGGCTTTTATAAAACTAATCCTTTTTTAAGTTGGATACTGGCAATTTCGCTTTTTTCATTAGCGGGAGTTCCGCCAACGGCCGGTTTCTTTGGAAAAATGTTTTTAGTAACAGCAGGTGCTAGTCATGGTAATTTTTTGTTGATTAGCATTGCAGCCTTAAATATGGTTGTTTCACTTTATTACTATTTGCGAGTTGTAAAAGCGATGTTTGTAGATTACAATGCCTCGCCTATTCCAAAGTTATCAGGAAGCAATTCAGCTCGATTTGGGTTACTGATTTGCATTTCGGGTGTTATAGTTATAGGATTCGCAAGTTGCATTTATGATTACATTAACGGTTTAATTTTTTAA
- a CDS encoding NADH-quinone oxidoreductase subunit M gives MTNLSLLILIPFLTALVVLFCQTSAQIKWTSFIGSLVQLGLSVGLFMNYLSERALGNIAQFLFQDKHSWYKALNIEYFIGVDGISVIMILLTACVVVAGILISWKVENMTKEFFFLLLLLSVGAYGFFISLDLFTLFFFLEVAVIPKFLLIAIWGSGKKEYSAMKLALMLMGGSVLVLIGLLATYFNTDIGNGIHTWDLTKIAQFHIPLQMQLYIFPFLFVGFGVFTALFPFHTWVPDGHSSAPTAASMFLAGISMKLGGYGALRVATYLMPEAAQEYSWLIVVLATIAILYGSFATLMQKDLKYMNAYSSVSHCGFILLGIGMLTKTAIIGAVMQMVSHGVMTALFFGAIGMIYERTHTRQLSELGGLLKVMPFIGTVYVITGLCSLGLPGLSGFVAEMTVFVGAWQRPDVFHRTATILAAASIVVTAVYILRAAGKAMMGPIENEHFKQLKDATWNENFASVLLIVGILAIGIAPLWLYNLIAPDAQLIMENIARSATGN, from the coding sequence ATGACAAATTTATCCCTTCTAATACTTATTCCTTTTCTAACTGCGCTGGTAGTTTTGTTTTGTCAAACTTCCGCGCAAATTAAATGGACTTCATTTATTGGATCACTCGTTCAATTGGGTTTATCTGTTGGGCTCTTTATGAATTACCTATCCGAAAGAGCACTTGGCAATATTGCACAATTTTTATTTCAAGATAAACACAGTTGGTATAAGGCTTTAAACATTGAGTACTTTATAGGTGTGGATGGGATTTCGGTGATAATGATTTTACTTACAGCCTGTGTAGTAGTTGCGGGTATTTTAATTTCCTGGAAAGTGGAAAACATGACCAAGGAGTTTTTCTTTTTGCTTTTGTTGCTTAGTGTTGGAGCTTATGGATTTTTTATTTCCTTGGATTTGTTCACGCTCTTCTTTTTTCTTGAAGTTGCCGTAATTCCAAAGTTTCTTTTAATTGCAATCTGGGGAAGTGGTAAAAAGGAATACAGTGCCATGAAGCTTGCGCTGATGCTTATGGGCGGTTCTGTTCTTGTTTTGATTGGATTATTAGCTACTTATTTTAATACCGATATTGGAAATGGTATCCATACTTGGGATTTAACTAAGATTGCTCAATTTCATATTCCACTGCAAATGCAATTGTATATTTTTCCTTTTCTATTTGTTGGATTTGGAGTATTCACCGCATTATTTCCCTTTCATACTTGGGTTCCGGATGGTCACTCTTCCGCACCAACAGCAGCATCGATGTTCCTTGCCGGGATATCTATGAAATTGGGTGGCTATGGCGCTTTGCGTGTGGCAACTTATTTGATGCCCGAAGCGGCGCAAGAATATTCGTGGTTAATTGTTGTTTTGGCAACCATTGCGATACTTTACGGTTCCTTCGCTACCTTGATGCAAAAGGATTTAAAATACATGAATGCCTATTCCTCTGTAAGTCATTGTGGATTTATTTTATTGGGTATTGGAATGCTTACCAAAACAGCGATAATTGGAGCAGTGATGCAAATGGTTTCGCATGGTGTGATGACAGCACTTTTCTTCGGTGCCATTGGGATGATTTACGAACGCACCCATACACGTCAACTTTCGGAGTTAGGGGGATTATTAAAGGTGATGCCTTTTATCGGAACCGTTTACGTGATTACCGGATTGTGTTCTTTGGGTTTACCGGGCTTATCGGGATTTGTTGCGGAAATGACTGTTTTTGTTGGTGCTTGGCAACGACCGGATGTGTTTCACCGCACTGCCACCATACTGGCTGCTGCATCCATTGTAGTAACAGCGGTTTACATTTTGCGAGCGGCTGGCAAAGCGATGATGGGGCCTATCGAAAACGAACATTTCAAGCAATTAAAAGATGCCACATGGAATGAAAATTTTGCTTCTGTTTTATTAATCGTTGGCATTTTAGCAATTGGAATTGCACCGCTGTGGTTGTATAATTTAATAGCGCCCGATGCACAATTAATAATGGAGAACATTGCACGCAGCGCAACAGGAAATTAA
- the nuoL gene encoding NADH-quinone oxidoreductase subunit L yields MLNQTYIALIPLLPLATFLCIGLLGRKYFPSLSGLLGTASLFTSFILSSVVAYQYFFQVGKVNGVYEKIVALKYVWLQFSPTLSIDMGILLDPISVMMLVIVTFISLMVHIYSLGYMHGESRFATYYSFLSLFTFSMLGLVLSTNIFQIYIFWELVGVSSFLLIGYYYEKPSAVAASKKAFIVTRFADLGFLIGILVLSYFSETLDFQTLIQRLTEPGNYLDSIVSVSFLGASALTWGLLLVFMGGAGKSAMLPFHIWLPDAMEGPTPVSALIHAATMVVAGVYLVARLFPVFSISCPGALEVVGYVGIFSSLFAALIACTQTDIKRVLAYSTMSQIGFMMFALGVSGYRGEAGLGYMASMFHLFTHSIFKALLFLGAGAVIHYVHSNEMKDMGGLRKLMPITHLTFLLACLAIAGIPPFAGFFSKEEILAACWNSNKVIFGAAVFTAGLTAFYMFRLYFSIFWNKDFTSNAQHSHASHKHEAPATMLIPLLILAVLSVVAGFVPFSSLVTADGNSIATEFHLGFAIGPVVFALAAISLAYWMYAKASLTPQKVADSFKGFYTTAYRKFYFDEIYLFITQKIIFNLIAQPAAWIDKNIFDRIMNLLAYFTATVSDTIKSFQSGKTQDYAIYFFAGTLGFALLFIYLWT; encoded by the coding sequence ATGTTGAATCAAACGTATATTGCCTTAATTCCTTTGTTGCCGCTGGCTACATTTTTATGTATTGGCCTGTTGGGGCGTAAGTATTTCCCCAGTTTATCCGGACTTTTAGGAACAGCATCCCTTTTTACTTCCTTTATTCTTTCTTCTGTTGTAGCGTACCAATATTTTTTTCAAGTTGGAAAAGTAAATGGGGTGTACGAAAAAATTGTGGCTTTAAAATATGTGTGGTTGCAATTTTCGCCAACACTTTCTATAGATATGGGTATTTTATTGGATCCCATTTCGGTGATGATGTTGGTGATTGTTACATTTATTTCGCTCATGGTTCACATTTATAGTTTGGGCTACATGCACGGTGAATCGCGCTTTGCAACTTACTATTCTTTTTTATCGCTTTTCACTTTTTCGATGCTGGGTCTGGTGCTTTCTACCAACATTTTTCAAATCTATATTTTTTGGGAATTGGTGGGTGTATCCTCATTTTTACTGATTGGCTATTACTACGAAAAACCATCTGCAGTAGCAGCCTCCAAAAAAGCATTTATTGTTACTCGATTTGCTGACTTAGGTTTTTTAATTGGAATTTTAGTGCTCTCTTACTTTTCAGAAACATTGGATTTTCAAACATTAATTCAGCGTTTAACTGAGCCGGGTAATTACCTCGACAGCATTGTTTCTGTTTCCTTTTTAGGAGCTTCGGCATTAACATGGGGATTGCTCTTAGTTTTTATGGGTGGAGCCGGAAAATCAGCCATGTTACCGTTTCATATTTGGTTACCGGATGCTATGGAAGGCCCTACTCCTGTTTCAGCATTAATACATGCTGCAACCATGGTAGTTGCAGGTGTGTATTTGGTGGCCCGATTGTTTCCTGTCTTTTCAATTTCCTGCCCCGGAGCACTTGAAGTGGTTGGGTATGTAGGTATATTCTCTTCCCTTTTTGCAGCTTTAATTGCTTGTACACAAACCGATATAAAACGCGTGCTTGCCTATTCCACCATGTCACAAATTGGATTTATGATGTTTGCCTTAGGTGTTTCGGGCTATCGTGGAGAAGCTGGTTTGGGTTATATGGCATCTATGTTTCACTTATTTACGCATTCCATTTTTAAAGCTTTGTTATTCTTGGGAGCCGGCGCGGTTATTCATTATGTGCATAGCAATGAAATGAAAGACATGGGTGGGCTTCGAAAATTAATGCCCATAACGCACTTAACTTTTTTACTTGCTTGTTTGGCTATTGCGGGCATTCCACCCTTTGCGGGATTTTTTAGTAAAGAAGAAATTTTAGCCGCCTGCTGGAATTCGAACAAAGTAATTTTTGGAGCAGCAGTGTTCACCGCAGGTCTCACCGCTTTTTATATGTTTCGGCTTTATTTTTCAATTTTTTGGAACAAAGATTTTACATCGAATGCGCAGCATTCTCATGCATCTCACAAACACGAAGCACCTGCTACCATGTTAATTCCATTGTTGATTTTAGCAGTACTTTCAGTGGTTGCGGGATTTGTTCCATTTAGTTCTTTGGTGACTGCCGATGGAAATTCAATTGCAACTGAATTTCATTTGGGTTTTGCAATAGGTCCGGTAGTATTTGCCTTAGCTGCCATTTCATTGGCGTATTGGATGTATGCAAAAGCAAGTTTAACTCCGCAAAAAGTAGCAGATAGCTTTAAAGGTTTTTATACAACTGCCTACCGAAAATTTTATTTCGATGAAATTTATCTCTTCATTACGCAAAAAATAATTTTCAATTTAATTGCACAACCTGCAGCCTGGATTGACAAAAATATATTCGACCGCATTATGAACCTGTTGGCTTATTTTACTGCAACAGTTTCCGATACAATAAAATCGTTTCAGTCCGGTAAGACTCAGGACTATGCAATTTATTTCTTCGCGGGCACCTTGGGATTTGCATTACTATTTATTTATTTATGGACTTAA
- the nuoK gene encoding NADH-quinone oxidoreductase subunit NuoK codes for MNEIGLTHLLVISTCLFFIGVYGFMTRRNMITMLMAIELILNSVNINFIAFNKFLYADKLDGIFFTIFIITIAAAEAAVAIAIIIHLYRKLKSIDADDADLMKF; via the coding sequence ATGAATGAGATAGGATTGACGCATCTTTTAGTGATTAGTACGTGCTTGTTTTTTATAGGTGTGTATGGATTTATGACACGTCGAAACATGATTACTATGCTAATGGCAATTGAACTTATTTTAAATAGTGTGAACATCAATTTTATTGCCTTTAATAAATTTTTATATGCGGATAAATTAGATGGAATATTTTTCACCATTTTCATCATTACCATAGCTGCAGCAGAAGCTGCGGTTGCCATTGCAATTATTATTCACTTGTATCGTAAATTAAAATCTATCGATGCAGACGACGCAGATTTAATGAAATTTTAG
- a CDS encoding NADH-quinone oxidoreductase subunit J produces MNASTVIFYLIAGLIIGGGIFAVTARKIFRAAIYLLFSLIGIAALYFYLNYEFIAAVQVVVYVGGIVVLIIFSIFLTHASGDEMQKPLLWRSIFSALATLFATCLTLLFILKHPFVASTQAPIEASVHTIGLQLLSTTQHGFILPFEVVSLLLLAALIGCIVIAMKIKSKV; encoded by the coding sequence TTGAATGCTTCAACAGTCATATTTTACCTTATAGCGGGACTGATTATTGGTGGAGGGATTTTTGCGGTTACAGCTCGAAAAATATTTCGTGCTGCAATTTATTTACTCTTTTCCTTGATAGGAATTGCAGCCTTGTATTTTTATTTGAATTATGAATTTATTGCTGCTGTGCAAGTGGTGGTGTATGTTGGTGGAATTGTTGTGTTGATTATATTTTCGATTTTTCTCACCCATGCATCGGGCGATGAAATGCAGAAACCACTTTTGTGGCGGAGCATATTTTCAGCATTGGCAACCCTTTTTGCTACTTGTTTAACGCTGTTATTTATTTTAAAACATCCATTTGTAGCAAGCACACAAGCACCAATTGAAGCTAGTGTTCACACTATTGGTTTACAATTATTAAGTACCACACAACATGGTTTTATTTTACCCTTTGAAGTGGTGAGTTTGCTATTGCTTGCCGCACTTATTGGATGTATTGTAATTGCTATGAAAATTAAATCGAAGGTATGA
- a CDS encoding 4Fe-4S binding protein, translating into MSLKKYFGTIFNSIKSLLTGMKLTGYYFTHPSKIITEEYPDNRATLQMADRFRGEVIMPHDENNEHSCTGCQACELACPNGSIKIITKQELLPDGKKKKRIDTMVYHLDLCTMCNLCVVACPSDAIVMGKNFEHSAYSKKDLKKVLNKPGSKIRAGVE; encoded by the coding sequence ATGTCTTTAAAAAAATATTTCGGTACCATTTTTAATTCAATTAAATCCCTGTTAACAGGAATGAAATTGACGGGATATTATTTTACACATCCCAGTAAAATTATTACGGAAGAATATCCGGACAATAGGGCTACACTTCAAATGGCTGATCGTTTTAGAGGAGAAGTTATTATGCCGCACGATGAAAACAATGAACACAGTTGCACCGGTTGTCAAGCTTGTGAATTGGCTTGTCCGAACGGTTCCATAAAAATAATTACAAAGCAAGAATTGCTACCCGATGGCAAAAAGAAAAAGCGTATCGATACAATGGTGTACCATTTAGATTTATGCACCATGTGTAATTTATGTGTGGTGGCTTGTCCTTCGGATGCTATAGTGATGGGTAAAAATTTTGAGCACAGTGCTTACTCAAAAAAAGATTTAAAAAAAGTATTAAATAAACCGGGTTCTAAAATTAGGGCCGGAGTTGAATAA
- the nuoH gene encoding NADH-quinone oxidoreductase subunit NuoH, with amino-acid sequence MVLEMVITGVSLLVFLVVLCFFLGYMERKVAAFMELRLGPNRVGPKGTLQIVADTLKLLFKEGLTPDASDKFLFNLAPGIMVVTSMLAIAPIAFARNFQIWDINIGVLYVSSISSMGVIGILMAGWSSSNKYSLIGAMRSGAQIVSYELSVGLSLITIVILSESLSLNDIVESQANGWWIFKGHVPVIIAFVIFVVASTAEINRAPFDLTEAEQELTGGFHTEYAGMKFAMFLLSEYINLFIVSAIAATIFLGGWMPLHIGNFAAFNHIMDYIPSFVWFFGKTFFIIFIIMQFRWTFPRLRIDQLLNLEWKYLLPISMVNILLVTLMAIMGWHF; translated from the coding sequence ATGGTTTTGGAAATGGTAATAACCGGAGTAAGCCTATTAGTATTTTTGGTAGTGCTTTGTTTCTTTTTAGGATACATGGAACGCAAGGTTGCCGCTTTTATGGAATTACGCTTAGGACCTAATCGTGTTGGACCAAAAGGCACATTGCAAATTGTAGCGGATACGTTGAAATTACTCTTTAAAGAAGGCTTAACACCGGATGCATCCGATAAATTTTTATTCAACCTTGCCCCCGGAATCATGGTGGTTACCTCGATGCTGGCGATTGCACCGATTGCATTTGCGCGTAATTTTCAGATTTGGGACATCAATATTGGAGTGCTTTATGTTTCTTCTATTTCTTCTATGGGCGTAATTGGAATATTGATGGCAGGATGGTCGAGCAGCAATAAATATTCTTTAATTGGTGCGATGCGCAGTGGCGCTCAAATAGTGAGTTATGAATTGTCGGTGGGATTATCTTTAATTACAATTGTTATTCTATCAGAAAGCTTAAGCTTAAATGATATTGTAGAAAGCCAAGCCAACGGTTGGTGGATTTTTAAAGGACATGTACCGGTGATCATCGCTTTTGTAATTTTTGTAGTTGCATCGACAGCCGAAATTAACCGTGCTCCATTTGATTTAACAGAAGCGGAACAAGAGCTTACCGGCGGTTTTCATACCGAATATGCAGGGATGAAATTTGCTATGTTTTTGCTTTCCGAATACATTAATTTATTTATAGTTTCAGCGATTGCTGCCACTATTTTCCTTGGCGGATGGATGCCCTTGCACATTGGCAATTTTGCCGCTTTTAATCATATCATGGATTACATACCCAGCTTTGTTTGGTTTTTCGGCAAAACGTTTTTCATCATTTTTATCATCATGCAATTCCGCTGGACCTTTCCGCGCTTGCGTATTGATCAATTGCTGAATTTAGAATGGAAATACTTATTGCCCATTAGCATGGTGAATATATTGTTGGTGACGTTGATGGCAATCATGGGGTGGCATTTTTAA
- the nuoB gene encoding NADH-quinone oxidoreductase subunit NuoB: MDVKNKIEFPGQLHETPDGGFLVTKLDDVINWARSNSIWPLIFGTSCCAIEMMHSADAKYDWSRFGFEVARASPRQADLIIVSGTIVMKMAPVLKRLYDQMPDPKYVIAMGACTISGGPFFYNTYSVVKGVDHIIPVDVYVPGCPPRPEALLHGMITLQEKIKNEAYFRKEKK, from the coding sequence ATGGATGTAAAAAACAAAATCGAATTTCCGGGTCAATTGCATGAGACTCCTGATGGTGGATTTTTAGTTACCAAATTAGATGATGTAATAAATTGGGCTAGATCCAATTCAATATGGCCATTGATATTTGGAACCAGTTGTTGTGCCATTGAAATGATGCACTCTGCAGATGCAAAATACGATTGGTCGCGATTTGGATTTGAAGTAGCAAGAGCCTCGCCTCGACAAGCGGATTTAATAATCGTATCCGGTACAATTGTGATGAAAATGGCACCGGTGCTAAAGCGATTATACGATCAAATGCCCGATCCAAAATATGTTATTGCGATGGGCGCTTGCACCATTTCGGGCGGACCATTTTTTTACAATACGTATTCGGTGGTAAAAGGGGTAGATCACATTATACCTGTGGATGTATATGTTCCGGGATGCCCGCCAAGACCTGAAGCATTGTTGCATGGAATGATAACCCTTCAAGAAAAAATTAAAAACGAAGCGTACTTCCGAAAAGAAAAAAAGTAA